A single region of the Lepeophtheirus salmonis chromosome 12, UVic_Lsal_1.4, whole genome shotgun sequence genome encodes:
- the for gene encoding cGMP-dependent protein kinase, isozyme 2 forms cD4/T1/T3A/T3B isoform X2, producing MENDFMKNLELGQIQEIVDCMYVMKYSQGSLIIKEGDVGSIVYVMEEGKVEVSRENKFLSILPPGKVFGELAILYNCKRTATIKAATDCKLWAIERKCFQTIMMRTGLMRQAEHSAFLKSVPTFVNLPEETLIKLADVLEECAYKDGDYIVRQGAGGDTFFIISRGRVKVTKCEPGKTEDKFIRNLHKGEFFGEKALQGDVKRTANIIADDPSGVTCLVIDRDAFHHLISNLEDIKTRYVDLPERKKIIHEEFKILKLSDLRIIATLGVGGFGRVELVQIAGDPKKRSFALKQMKKYQIVETRQQQHIMSEKEIMEESDCHFIVKLFKTFKDRKYLYMLMESCLGGELWTILRDRGNFDDSTTRFYTACVIEAFDYLHSRGIIYRDLKPENLLLDTTGYVKLVDFGFAKKLQVGRKTWTFCGTPEYVAPEVILNKGHDISADYWSLGVLMFELLTGTPPFTGTDPMKTYNIILKGIDAIDFPRTITGRARELIKKLCRDNPAERLGYQKGGIRDIQKHKWFDGFNWDGLRVRSLHPPITPKIKNQLDTSNFDEYPMDSEGPPPDDTSGWDEYF from the exons AGGGTAAAGTCGAAGTTTCACGTGAAAACAAGTTCCTCAGTATCCTTCCACCTGGTAAAGTTTTTGGCGAACTGGCCATTCTTTATAACTGTAAGCGTACCGCTACAATAAAAGCAGCTACAGACTGCAAGCTTTGGGCAATAGAAAGAAAATGTTTTCAGACAATCATGATGAGAACAGGTTTAATGCGTCAAGCTGAACACTCtgcttttttaaaaagtgtaccAACATTTGTTAATCTTCCAGAAGAGACTTTAATTAAGTTGGCTGACGTGCTCGAGGag TGTGCTTACAAAGATGGGGACTACATTGTTCGTCAAGGGGCTGGTGGTGACACGTTCTTTATAATAAGTAGAGGCCga GTCAAAGTTACCAAATGTGAACCAGGTAAAACAGAGGATAAATTCATCAGAAATCTTCATAAAGgtgaattttttggagaaaaagctCTACAAGGTGATGTCAAACGAACTGCAAATATCATTGCTGATGATCCAAGCGGTGTCACTTGTTTAGTTATTGATAGAGATGCCTTTCATCATCTGATTTCAAATCTAGAAGACATAAAAACACGTTATGTTGACCTACCAGAACGGAAAAAGat AATTCACGAAGAATTCAAAATTCTCAAGTTGTCAGATCTAAGGATTATTGCTACTCTGGGTGTCGGTGGATTTGGTCGAGTCGAGTTGGTTCAAATAGCAGGAGATCCAAAAAAGCGTTCATTTGCtctaaaacaaatgaaaaagtatcag ATCGTGGAAACTCGTCAGCAACAACATATAATgtcagaaaaagaaataatggaGGAATCGGATTGCCATTTTATAGTTAAGCTCTTTAAGACCTTTAAGGATCGTAAATATCTTTACATGCTAATGGAATCATGTCTTGGAGGAGAACTATGGACTATTCTTAGAGATAgaggaaattttgatgattcTACAACGCGTTTCTACACTGCTTGCGTCATTGAGGCCTTTGACTATTTGCATAGTCGTGGTATAATATATAGAGATTTAAAGCCAGAAAACTTATTATTAGACACCACGGGTTATGTGAAACTTGTCGACTTtggttttgcaaaaaaactacAAGTTGGACGGAAAACATGGACATTTTGTGGCACTCCAGAGTATGTTGCTCCAGAAGTAATTCTTAATAAGGGGCATGATATTTCTGCTGACTATTGGTCGCTTGGAGTTCTTATGTTTGAGTTACTTACAGGAACTCCTCCTTTTACTGGGACTGACCCAATGAAAACTTACAATATTATTCTCAAAGGTATAGATGCCATTGACTTTCCCCGCACAATTACTGGAAGGGCACGTGAATTGATAAAAAAGCTTTGTAGAGACAATCCAGCTGAACGTTTAGGTTACCAGAAAGGAGGTATCCGTGATATTCAAAAGCATAAATGGTTTGATGGTTTTAATTGGGATGGACTTCGAGTAAGAAGCTTGCACCCTCCAATCACtcctaaaataaaaaaccaattaGATACATCAAATTTCGATGAATATCCAATGGATAGTGAAGGCCCTCCTCCTG ATGATACTTCTGGATgggatgaatatttttaa